The following proteins are co-located in the Apium graveolens cultivar Ventura chromosome 5, ASM990537v1, whole genome shotgun sequence genome:
- the LOC141661128 gene encoding uncharacterized protein LOC141661128, whose amino-acid sequence MEVHNHVLDAIGKNENGLFFVYGSGGCGDAISYYSVDRVEDFGGTETELGLNFPIEYLNSLSIPGMPQHELKLKGVVVILMRNLNQTLGLCNEWSVAQVTVDYPSNLFTNKMPIQICYAMTINKSHGQSLKTAGLYLPNFVFTHGQFYVTVSRVTSPEGLHIFVDDEASCSTGKTDNVVYKEIFCNVPTV is encoded by the exons ATGGAAGTACATAATCATGTCCTTGATGCTATTGGAAAAAATGAAAATGGTCTTTTCTTTGTTTACGGCAGTGGTGGGTGCG GTGACGCGATTTCATACTACAGTGTTGACAGGGTTGAGGATTTTGGTGGAACTGAAACTGAATTGGGTCTTAATTTCCCCATTGAGTACTTAAATTCACTGAGTATTCCAGGAATGCCCCAACATGAGTTAAAACTTAAAGGAGTCGTCGTAATATTAATGAGAAATCTAAATCAGACCCTTGGATTATGCAATG AATGGAGTGTTGCCCAAGTGACAGTCGACTACCCTTCAAACTTATTCACAAACAAAATGCCAATTCAAATCTGTTATGCCATGACGATTAACAAATCGCACGGACAATCTTTAAAGACAGCAGGGTTATATTTACCCAATTTTGTGTTTACACACGGCCAGTTTTATGTTACTGTAAGCCGAGTGACTTCTCCGGAAGGTTTGCACATTTTTGTTGACGACGAAGCTAGTTGTAGTACCGGAAAGACTGATAATGTTGTTTACAAGGAGATATTCTGTAATGTTCCTACTGTTTAG